One Deltaproteobacteria bacterium DNA window includes the following coding sequences:
- the pheS gene encoding phenylalanine--tRNA ligase subunit alpha, whose translation MKAKVGKLLEEAQKEIASAGSLKELDEVKVRFLGKKGRLTALLKSLGELSPDDRPAAGQAVNNARKSMAMSLEERAGSISAEERARDSEEQKADITMPGVSRRRGYRHPISLVMEETLDIFQGLGFSIRQGPEIEKDYYNFEALNIPKNHPARDMQDTFYIDTDTVLRTHTSPVQVRTMESESPPMRIVSPGKVYRVDFDVTHSPMFHQVEGFMVDEGVSFSDLKGVLTQFMLQFFGESTPVRFRPSFFPFTEPSAEVDIGCVICGGAGCRVCSGTGWIEILGAGMIHPEVFRSVDYDSEKYSGFAFGLGIERLTMLRYEIDDIRLFFENDTRFLSQFG comes from the coding sequence ATGAAGGCCAAGGTGGGCAAGCTGTTGGAGGAAGCTCAAAAGGAGATCGCCTCCGCGGGAAGTTTAAAGGAACTCGATGAAGTAAAGGTGCGCTTCCTGGGTAAAAAAGGCAGGCTTACAGCACTTTTGAAGTCTCTCGGAGAACTTTCTCCCGATGATCGTCCCGCGGCGGGCCAGGCCGTCAACAACGCCAGAAAGAGCATGGCCATGTCCCTCGAGGAGAGGGCTGGTAGTATCTCAGCCGAGGAAAGGGCCAGGGACAGCGAGGAGCAGAAGGCCGACATTACCATGCCGGGGGTGTCCCGCAGGCGGGGGTACCGCCATCCCATAAGCCTTGTTATGGAGGAGACCCTGGATATTTTTCAGGGGTTGGGATTTTCCATTCGCCAGGGGCCGGAGATCGAGAAGGATTATTACAATTTTGAAGCCCTTAATATTCCAAAAAATCACCCCGCGAGAGATATGCAGGATACCTTCTATATCGACACGGATACCGTTCTGAGGACCCACACATCTCCCGTTCAGGTCCGGACGATGGAATCCGAAAGTCCCCCAATGCGTATAGTATCCCCTGGAAAAGTTTACCGTGTGGATTTCGATGTGACCCATTCCCCCATGTTTCACCAGGTAGAAGGATTCATGGTCGACGAGGGCGTTTCTTTCAGTGACCTGAAAGGGGTACTTACCCAGTTTATGCTCCAGTTCTTCGGTGAATCGACCCCGGTGAGGTTCAGACCAAGTTTCTTTCCGTTTACCGAACCCAGCGCAGAAGTGGATATCGGGTGTGTAATCTGTGGAGGCGCAGGCTGCAGGGTCTGCTCCGGTACCGGATGGATTGAGATTCTTGGAGCCGGAATGATCCATCCGGAGGTCTTCCGTTCCGTTGACTATGATTCGGAAAAGTACAGCGGGTTTGCCTTCGGATTGGGCATTGAACGTCTTACCATGCTCAGGTACGAAATAGACGACATCAGGCTCTTTTTTGAAAATGACACAAGGTTCCTGAGTCAGTTCGGATAG